The window GATCCCGACGGTCGCGACCGGCCGGGTGCCGAAGCGGGTGACCAGTGCGCCCGAGCCGAGGATGCCGATCATCGAGCCGACCGAGATGCCGAACAGGATCAGGCCCATCTCGGCGGTCGAGGCGCCGAGCAGGTCACGGATGTCCGGGGTGCGGGTCACCCACGACGAGATGCCGAGGCCGGGCAGGAAGAAGAGCGCGAACAGCGCGATTCGGCGGTGGGTGATGCTGTGTTCCATGGTTACCCTCTCTAAGTGCGTACGAACGTACACACTTTTCAAGGATCCCTAGAATGGGCCGAACCGGCAGTGCTTCTGCCGTGGGCCGCGAGGAGGATCACATGGGCGGAGCACGCCGGGTCGCCAACGATCCGTTGCGTAAGCAGCGCATCCTCGACGCGACTCTGAACGTCATCGCCCAGCACGGGGTGCACGGCACCACTCACCGCCGGATCGCCGGGGAGGCGGGGGTGCCGCTCGGCTCGCTCACCTACCACTTCGACTCGCTCGGCGACATCATCGAGCAGGCGTTTGCGCGGATGGCCGAGTCGATGTCCGAGCGCTACCACGCGGCCCTCACCGCGGCGCCCGACCAGGCCGCCGCCTGCGCGGCGGTCACCGACCTGATCTGCGGCGAGGAATACGCGACACCCCGCGAGCTGACCCTCCTTCACGAGATGTACGCCTACGCCAACCACAACGGCACCGTCGCCGAGACGCTGCGGCAGTGGCTGCGCCGCAGCCGGGCCAGTCTGGCCCGACACTTCTCCGAGCGGGCGTGCCGCGCCGTCGACGCGCTGATCGAGGGCTGGCCCATGCACCAGGCATGGGAGGGTGAGCCGCTCGACCGGGACCTGGTCCGCGAGACGGTCACGGCCGTGGCCGAGCGGCTCCGCTGAGCTAGCGTCCGAGTCCTTTCAGGTAGGTGGTCAGCGCACCGGCCAGTAGCTGGTGGTCACGAGCCGACGGGTGCCAGTCGCAGCCGAGCAGGTCCAGGCCCAGGGCCGCGTTGTCGTAGTGCAGCGAACTCACCCGGCGATCGCCCGCGGCGTTACGCTCGGCGACCACGGCCTGCACCGAGTCGGCCAGCGCCGTGGTGTTCCACATCGACGGATACGTCAGCACGAATTGGGTGCGCTGGCCGTACCGCTGCCTGAGTTTTTGCAGGAAATCGAGGTAGGCGGCCCGGAAATCGGCGGCGAGGGCAGCCTCGTCGGGCCATTTCTCGCCCGCGTGCACCGGCGTGGAGAAATCGTTGATACCCAGGCCGATCACCACGGTCTGTGGTTTCCATGTCGCCGGGCGGACCCAACTCGCCTCGTCGGCCGCCTGCAGGACCCGGTCGTAATAGGTGCGGTAGTCGACGGTGGGGTTGCCGCCGTCGTAGTTGCGGACCATGCCCATACCGGACCAGGCGTTGAGCTGGTAGTCGGCGCCGAGCGCGCTGGCGGTGAGAGCGCCGAACGTCTGGTCGGCGTTGGAGTTGCGGTCGATGCCCGTCGCGCTGCAGTCGCGCCCGGCCGACACGTTGCCGTAGCCGGCGGTCCACGAGTCGCCGATGAATTCGATCTGTCGGCTGCGGGCCGTCGGTTTGCCGAGCAGGTCACCGGTGAACCCGCCGAACTGCCCCGGCGTCCAGGGGCTCTCGGTCCGCTTGGCCAGCCGGACGGTGTGCACGCCCGGTTTCAGGTCGCGGATCCAATGGGTGGTCCGCCCCGGCGTGACCAGGGTGGCCGCGGTCCGGCCGTCGATCTGCACCTCGTAGTCGTTGATCGCGTCGTCGAGCACGATCCCGACGCTCGTCCCGCGGAACCGGCTCTCGAAGTAGACACCGGGCCATGTGTAACGCACGCCCGAGTCACGGTCGTCGACCCGCCCGACGGTGTGCACACCGGCCAGCGCCCGCGCGTGCGGTGCGACGGCCCGGCCGGTGACCGGCGAGATCTTGCCCGAGCAGAGGCCGTTCTCGCGAAGCGTGGTAGCGATCTGCGGGATCGCCGCCACCGTGTTCGGTGGCCAGTCGTGCAGCAGGATCACGTCGCCGTCGCGGAGTCGGGCGACGGCCGCCACGATCTGCTCGACCGAGGCGTTGTCCCAGTCCTTCGCGTCGACGTCGGCGTTGATCTCGGTGAGGCCGAACCGTTTCTCGACCGTTCGCAGCGCGTCGTTCGTGTCCAGGTAGGGCGGCCGGAACAGGGTCGGCGTCACGCCGGTCACCTGCCGGACGATCGCCTGGGTGCGGGAGATCTGGGCGGCCTGCTCGGCCTCCGGGAGTTGGGTCATGAACGGGTGGTCCCAGCTGTGGTTGCCGATCCACATGCCGGCCGCGACCTGGGCCTTGGCAAGCGCCGGGTCGGCCTCGACGTTCTGGCCGGTGTTGAACATGGTGGCCCGCAGCCGGGCCTTGCGCAGCGCGTCGAGCAGGGCCTGGGTGTTGCCGGGCGTGGGACCGTCGTCGAAGGTGAGCCCGACGTATCCGGAGCAGGAACGGCCGGCGTCGGCGGGCGCGGGGGCGACGATCACCAGGGCGGTGGCGGCGATGAGGGCGGCGAGGTGCTTCATCGGCATCCCTTCTGGGAGCGCTCCCATGTCGGTGGCGGAGGGAGGCTCATCCGTTGATGAATGTCGATGCTATCGCGTGGCGGCGGGAACGGGGCGCTGCACCGGCTCCACGGTGGGGAGCCGCCTGCGCTGCCGTGCCGCGGTCCACCGCTTCTCGACGAGCGCGCAAACCCCCGCCAGGCTCATCCCGATCATCAGTCCGAACGCCGTCCCCAACAGCGGCGAATCGGAGAACGCCATGCCACCGAGCCGGCCCAGTCCGATCACATAGATCGCCCAGCCCACGCTCGCGAACGTGCTGTAGAGCGAGAACCGGCCGATCGGCATCCCCACCGAGCCGGACATCATGCCGGTCGCCGTCCGCCCATACGGCAGGAACCGTCCCACCAGGATGGTCACCGCCCCATAGCGCCGGAACGCGCCCTCCGCCCGCCTCCGGGCCGCCGCCAGCTTGCCCGCTCCCGCGCCCGTCAGTCGGCCCTCGCGCATCCAGCCGCCCGCACTTCTCCAGCCTGCGCCTCGCCGGCCGGTCGCGCTTCTCCAGCCTGCACTTCGCTGGCCGGTCGCGCTTCTCCTGTGGCCCGCGGTCCTCTGCCCGCGCGCGTTTGTCTGGCCGCCCGCGGTCTTCTGGCCGCCGCCGTCCATTCGGCCGCCCGCGGTCTTCTGGCCGCCGCCGTCCATTCGGCCGCCTGGTCGACGGCCCGTGTTCATGCGGTTGCCCGCCTTTCGGCCGAGCACACAGGACACCCGATCACCGGCGATGCCACCGGCCACGACGACCGCCACGAGAGCCGGCAGATGGGGCGACCCGGTCGCCGACAGGGCGCCCAGGCTGATCACCACCGTCTCGGACGGCACGATCGGAAAGAACCCGTCCACCGTCACGGCCACGAAGACGATCACATAGAGCCACGGCGAGCAGATCAGTGGCATCAGGTGATCCATCATGCGTTCGTCGTCCTCCCCGTTGCGCCTGTCCTTGACCGTACGGGTCCCGGCGAAGCCATTGAATGGTGCCACCTCGCCGCTAGTGGTGGGGTTAGCACTACCTCTGCCGTGGAGATACGCCAGGAGCATGGTGTCGGTTCGACACTCTCCGTGGTTGATCGTCTTCGGTAGCCTCGCCGCAATGACGACCAGGACCACCCGATGGCTGACCCGCGCGGCCGCCGCATCGGTGATCGTGGGCGGCTGTCTGTGGAGCTTGAGCTTCGTCTTCATCCTGCTCTTCAAGGAGGAAGGACTGCTGCCTCCGGAGTGGCGCATCCCCGAGGTGCCGCCCCGCGTCGGCATCCTCGAGAACGACAAGGACTGCGGGTCTGGTGGCTGCTGGTGGCGGCTCACCCTGCGACCGCCGACCGGGATGTCGCCGGAGGAACTGAAACGACAGCTGGGCTTGGAGAAGGCGGAGGAGTTGCTGCCGACACTGACCGATCCCGGATACGTGAGCCGCAGCGCCGAGATCCGGAACGGCGACGTGATCGTCCGCGTCAGGTACTCCTGAGTCAGAGGCAGGTATCCCTGAGTCAGGGGGTATCTCTGAGCCCGAGGCAGGTGGCCCTGAGCCCGAGGCAGGTGGCCCTGAGCCCGAGGCAGGTAGCCCTGATCCCGAGGCAGGTAGCCCTGAAGCCGCGTCGGCTACTCCTGAGGGAGTGTCCGGATCAGGGGGGCGTCCCGGGAGATCTCTCGGAAACCGAGGCCGAAGTAGAGGCCACGGGCCCGCGGATGACCCGGCGCACCGAGACAGGCGACTGTCGCGCGCGTGGCCTTCATCGCCCGGACCCGCCGCATGCCGTACAGCATCATCGCCCGCGCCAGCCCCAGCCGCCGGAAATCCGGATGGGTACCGACCGGCTCGAACTCCGCCGTACGGTTCACCTCGTCCAGCCACATGATCGTCGACGCGGCCATCGTCCCGTCCGGCGCCTCGACCAGCAGATGCAGGTCACCGCGATATCCGGCGGTCTGACGGACACCCTGGTAGGCCTCGGCCGAGTATGTCGACGGCGTCCACGCGTCCACATGCGCACGAACCGCCGCCTCCGCGCCGGCCTCGTCGGCACTGCGGAACCGGAACCCCACCGGCAGCACCGGCTCCTCGACATCGCCGAGGTCACGCTGATTGAGTTGGGTCCAGAACCCGGTGTCACCGAGCGACACCGGATCGGTCTCGTAACCGCGCGCCGCCCACTCCTTCAAAGCGAACCCGTCCGAGGCCGTCGGGACGACCGTGCGCTCCACGTGGGCGGCGATCCGGTCGTACCAGTCGATGACCTCGTCGATCAGGTCGGCGTGATCCGGGTGGACCTGGTAGACCAGATTCGCGTTGGTGATCTCCTTGATTTGGCCGTCGCTGCGGACCACCCGATGGGGGAGCTGCGCCCATCCCCAGGCCACCAGCCGGCCACCCGCGAACCAGAGTCGGCGCGGCCAGGTCGAACCGTGCGCCGCGTGGCTCTTGCCCCAGTTCCAGGCCAGCTCGCCGTAGGTGGCCTCGGAGTTGATCATCTCCGGATTCGTCGCTGTGACGCGCTGCGCCAGACCCTGCATGAGCTGCACGTCCGCGGCCGTCAGAAGCTCGAGGTTCGTCATGGTGTGCGCCACTGTGTCAGAAGTCGGCCGGGCCGTCGAGTCGATATTGGACCCGTTCCACTCTTCTCGACGCCGGTCACGACCGTCTCGCCCGGCCCCATCGATCAGTACGGAATCCTTCGATGCGCCTGCCGCGAGGCTTCGCCGCGGGCGTACAGGTTCGATCGGCGACACCGGCGCCGTCGTGGAGACTACGGACCATCGGGTACGGAAACCGACGTATCAAACCACCAGAACGCTTCCATCCGTCTACGCCCGTCCCAAGGAGCCCCGAGATGGTGCCGTGACGGTCGTCCTCACCTGTCCTTTCTGATCAGGTCGAGCTGGAGGTGAAGCGCGGCGTCGACCCGATCCTGATCACCCGTGGCCAGCAGGTCGAGCAGGCAGCCCCGAAGGGCGGCAAGGACCGCAGTCCGCCGTGCCACACCGTCGGCGGTATCCCGTTGCGCATCGGGCTGGCGCGACGCGAGCAGATCGAGCCAGTCGCTGACGGTCGCCGCAGCGAACCCGGCCCAGGCCCCGTCCGGCTCGATCAGCGACCGTGCATAGGCCTCCGCCCAGAGCCGAAGCAACGGCCTATGCCGCGGCTCGCGCAGCCAGGCCCAGACCTGCTCAGCCGCCACAACCAGCCGGTCTGCCTCGGGGGCGTCCGTGGCCAGACGGCCCGCCTTCGGGGCGTCCGTGACCGGACCGTCCGCGTCCGGCCCGATCAGCTCGCCGGTCGTCTCCGCGCCGGTCGTCTCCGCGCCGGTCGGTACACCGCTTGTCCGTTCGGGCGCCTCCCCGAGGTTGTCGAGAACCGTCAGCTCGTCGGCCCGTGCCCGGGCCAACAATGCTCTGACCAGGCCGTCCTTGTTGCCGAAAAGGAACATCAGCACCCGCGGGCTGGAACCGATCGCCGCCGCCAGCGGACGCAGCGAAAGATCGGCGAGGCCGTGTTCGAGCGCATACCGATAGGCCGCCTCCAGAAGCTCCACCTGCCGGGCGGACGGGCTGGCAGTCTGCTCGCTCATATGATTAGCCTACAGTTCACTGAAACAGTCGTGTCAGTAGGCTCGGAGGGGCACATGACGACAACGAAGCAACCCGACGTGGTCATCCGCCGCGCCGACCGTCCCGGCGACCTCGGCTGGGTCGTGATGGCGCACGGCGAGATCTACGACGAGCAGTTCGGCTGGAACACCGACTTCGAAGCCCTGGTCGCCCGCATCGTCGCCGACTACGCCACCGACCACGATCCGTCCCGCGAGGCCGCCTGGATCGCCGACGTCGACGGCACCCGGGCCGGCAGCATCTTCCTGGTGTCCGGCGGCGACCCGACCGTGGCCAAGCTCCGCATCCTGCTCGTCACCCCGGCGGCCCGCGGTCTCGGTCTCGGCACCCGCCTGGTCGACGAGTGCTTGAGCTTCGCCCGCAAGGCCGGCTACCGAGCCGTCACCCTGTGGACCAATGACGTCCTCACCTCCGCTCGCCGGATCTATCAGTCATACGGATTCGTCCTGGTCGACGAGGACCCGCACCACAGCTTCGGCCACCACCTGGTAGGTCAGACCTGGACCCTCGACCTCACCTGAATCCGATCCCGGCCTCCTTTCAAGCTCCGGACCGCCCTTTCGGTCATCGCCTGGCGGATCGGACCGCCTTTTCGGTCGGTGCTTGGCGGGGCCGGACCGCCTTTTCGGTCGGTGCTCGGCTGGGCAGGGTCGTCCTTCGGTCGGTGCTCGGCGGGGCAGGGTCGCCCTTCGGTCGGTGCCTGGCGGATCGGACGGCCCTTTCGGTCGGTGCTCGGCGGGCCGGTTGCCGAGCAACGGCTCATGGTCGGCTCGCGTTTGCCTCCTGCGTCGCGGCCCAGGTCGCCAGCAGATGCAGACCGTCGCCCGACGGGGTGCCGGGCTCGGCGGAGTAGGTGACGATGGTCAGGTCGCGCTCCCCGGAAAGCTCGAGCCCCTCGTAGGTGAGCTCCAGCTCACCGACACCGGGATGCCGGAACCGCTTGACCCCGTGCCGGTGCACGAACACGTCCTGCGAGGCCCACCAGGTGCGGAAGCTGTCGCTACGCATGGACAGCTCACCGATCAGATTCATCAGCTGCTGATCAGCCGGATGCTGTGCGGCGGCGATGTGCAGAGCGCCGACCGCCGAGCGTGCCATTTGCGCCCACTCGGGGTAGAACCCCTGCGCCTGCGGATCCAGGAACGTGAACCGCATGGTGTTGACCGGCGTGGTCGGCGAGCCGGCGAACATCGGCGCATACAGCGCCCGGCCGAGCGGATTGGCGGCCACGATGTCGAACCGGAAGTCGCGCAGGATCGCCGGCATCCCGGTCATCGCATCGAGCAGCCGCCGCACGGCGGGCCGGATCTCCGGGCCGCCCGCACGGCGGTTGCGTGGTCGAGCCGGCTGCGGCCCGGCGGCCCGGGCCAGATGACGTAGGTGGGTGGTCTCGGTCTCGTCGAGCTGAAGCGCGCGGGACACGGCATCGAGCACACTGTCGGAGACTCCGGTGAGATTGCCACGCTCGAGCCGGATGTAATACTCCACGCTGACCCCGGCCAGGGCGGCGACCTCCCCACGGCGCAGCCCGGCGACGCGGCGGCTGCCATACGCCGGAATGCCTGCGCGCTCTGGGCTGAGCTTCGCCCGACGTGAGGTGAGGAACGCCCGGACCTCGCTGCGGTTGTCCATGACCCGAGGCTAGGCCGCCCGCGGGCCCGGAGGGTGGCCCTGCTTTTACCCCTATCAACAGAGCCTCCCTCACGATCGGGATTCGCGCTTTCCTGGTCGCATGTCCGCTACCACCGCAACCCCATGGCCGCCCGGCGACCTCACGGCGATCGGCCGGGCCGAGGAGCTCCGGCTCGCCTCCCTGCGGCCTGACGGCACACTGCGCCCCTACGTGACCATCTGGGTCGTCCGTGCCGGAGATGACCTGTTCGTCAGGTCCGCCCGCGGCGCCGGCAACGGCTGGTTCGCAGGGGCGGTCCGCAGCGGTGCCGGTCGCATCCGGGCTGGCGGCCTGGAACGCGATGTCGCATTCACGAGGCCGAGCGACGACGTGCACGCCGCGATCGACGCCGCCTACCACGCCAAATACGACCGCTATGGAGAAGCCGTCGTCGGCTCCGTCGTCGGCGCGCAGGCCGGCGCGGTCACGCTGCGCCTGCTTCCCCGATCCGAAGGAGAGGGCCTCGCATGACCGTCCCGCAACTCACCCTCAACAACGGTGTGACCATGCCCGCCCTCGGATTCGGCGTCTTCCAGACTCCGCCGGCGGAGACGAGGGCCGCCGTCGAGACGGCCTTCCAGACCGGCTACCGCCACATCGACACCGCGGCGGCCTACGGCAATGAGCGCGGCGTCGGCGAGGCCTTCCGCGCGTCGGGCCTCACCCGCGCCGAGGTCTTCCTGGAGACCAAGATCTGGATCAACGACTATGGGTACGAGGAGACGCTGCACGCGTTCGACAAGAGCGCCAGCAAGCTCGGTGTCGACCAGATCGACCTGCTGATCCTGCATCAGGCGCTGCCGTCGGAGTTCACCCGGACGCTCGACGCCTACCGCGCGTTGGAGACGCTTCTCGCCGACGGCCGGGTCCGTGCCATCGGGGTCAGCAACTTCATGGTCGACCACCTGACGGCGCTCCTTGACTCGGCGACTGTCGTGCCCGCCGTCAACCAGATCGAGGTACACCCCTATTTCACCCAGCCCGAGGTGCGGGCTCTCGGCGCCGAGCACGACATCCTCACTCAGGCGTGGGCGCCGATCGGCGGCATCACCTTCTACCGCGACAGCGGCCACCGCAGCACCCTGGACGACCCGGCGATCGGTGAGATCGCCGCGACACACGGCAGGTCCCCGGCACAGGTGATGCTGCGCTGGCACCTGCAGCAGGGCCGCTCGGCGATCCCGAAGTCGACGAATCCACAGCGCATCGCGGAGAACTTCGACGTCTTCGATTTTGTGCTCGCCGAAGAGGAACTCGCCGCCATCGACGCTCTCGAGACCGGCAAGCGCGGCGGCCCCGAGCCGGCCGACGTCAACCTCAAGACCTTCAGCCTCACGATCCCCGAAGCCTGAGCGGCCCTCGGTTCGTGGAGGCAGTGTC of the Actinoplanes sichuanensis genome contains:
- a CDS encoding DUF2255 family protein; this encodes MSATTATPWPPGDLTAIGRAEELRLASLRPDGTLRPYVTIWVVRAGDDLFVRSARGAGNGWFAGAVRSGAGRIRAGGLERDVAFTRPSDDVHAAIDAAYHAKYDRYGEAVVGSVVGAQAGAVTLRLLPRSEGEGLA
- a CDS encoding helix-turn-helix domain-containing protein; this translates as MDNRSEVRAFLTSRRAKLSPERAGIPAYGSRRVAGLRRGEVAALAGVSVEYYIRLERGNLTGVSDSVLDAVSRALQLDETETTHLRHLARAAGPQPARPRNRRAGGPEIRPAVRRLLDAMTGMPAILRDFRFDIVAANPLGRALYAPMFAGSPTTPVNTMRFTFLDPQAQGFYPEWAQMARSAVGALHIAAAQHPADQQLMNLIGELSMRSDSFRTWWASQDVFVHRHGVKRFRHPGVGELELTYEGLELSGERDLTIVTYSAEPGTPSGDGLHLLATWAATQEANASRP
- a CDS encoding DedA family protein, whose product is MKTKLKLHRQPPTITDAAAARVSHRVVLVVIAARLPKTINHGECRTDTMLLAYLHGRGSANPTTSGEVAPFNGFAGTRTVKDRRNGEDDERMMDHLMPLICSPWLYVIVFVAVTVDGFFPIVPSETVVISLGALSATGSPHLPALVAVVVAGGIAGDRVSCVLGRKAGNRMNTGRRPGGRMDGGGQKTAGGRMDGGGQKTAGGQTNARGQRTAGHRRSATGQRSAGWRSATGRRGAGWRSAGGWMREGRLTGAGAGKLAAARRRAEGAFRRYGAVTILVGRFLPYGRTATGMMSGSVGMPIGRFSLYSTFASVGWAIYVIGLGRLGGMAFSDSPLLGTAFGLMIGMSLAGVCALVEKRWTAARQRRRLPTVEPVQRPVPAATR
- a CDS encoding GNAT family N-acetyltransferase, whose protein sequence is MTNLELLTAADVQLMQGLAQRVTATNPEMINSEATYGELAWNWGKSHAAHGSTWPRRLWFAGGRLVAWGWAQLPHRVVRSDGQIKEITNANLVYQVHPDHADLIDEVIDWYDRIAAHVERTVVPTASDGFALKEWAARGYETDPVSLGDTGFWTQLNQRDLGDVEEPVLPVGFRFRSADEAGAEAAVRAHVDAWTPSTYSAEAYQGVRQTAGYRGDLHLLVEAPDGTMAASTIMWLDEVNRTAEFEPVGTHPDFRRLGLARAMMLYGMRRVRAMKATRATVACLGAPGHPRARGLYFGLGFREISRDAPLIRTLPQE
- a CDS encoding TetR/AcrR family transcriptional regulator, which produces MGGARRVANDPLRKQRILDATLNVIAQHGVHGTTHRRIAGEAGVPLGSLTYHFDSLGDIIEQAFARMAESMSERYHAALTAAPDQAAACAAVTDLICGEEYATPRELTLLHEMYAYANHNGTVAETLRQWLRRSRASLARHFSERACRAVDALIEGWPMHQAWEGEPLDRDLVRETVTAVAERLR
- a CDS encoding polysaccharide deacetylase family protein, which gives rise to MKHLAALIAATALVIVAPAPADAGRSCSGYVGLTFDDGPTPGNTQALLDALRKARLRATMFNTGQNVEADPALAKAQVAAGMWIGNHSWDHPFMTQLPEAEQAAQISRTQAIVRQVTGVTPTLFRPPYLDTNDALRTVEKRFGLTEINADVDAKDWDNASVEQIVAAVARLRDGDVILLHDWPPNTVAAIPQIATTLRENGLCSGKISPVTGRAVAPHARALAGVHTVGRVDDRDSGVRYTWPGVYFESRFRGTSVGIVLDDAINDYEVQIDGRTAATLVTPGRTTHWIRDLKPGVHTVRLAKRTESPWTPGQFGGFTGDLLGKPTARSRQIEFIGDSWTAGYGNVSAGRDCSATGIDRNSNADQTFGALTASALGADYQLNAWSGMGMVRNYDGGNPTVDYRTYYDRVLQAADEASWVRPATWKPQTVVIGLGINDFSTPVHAGEKWPDEAALAADFRAAYLDFLQKLRQRYGQRTQFVLTYPSMWNTTALADSVQAVVAERNAAGDRRVSSLHYDNAALGLDLLGCDWHPSARDHQLLAGALTTYLKGLGR
- a CDS encoding GNAT family N-acetyltransferase, producing the protein MTTTKQPDVVIRRADRPGDLGWVVMAHGEIYDEQFGWNTDFEALVARIVADYATDHDPSREAAWIADVDGTRAGSIFLVSGGDPTVAKLRILLVTPAARGLGLGTRLVDECLSFARKAGYRAVTLWTNDVLTSARRIYQSYGFVLVDEDPHHSFGHHLVGQTWTLDLT
- a CDS encoding aldo/keto reductase; the protein is MTVPQLTLNNGVTMPALGFGVFQTPPAETRAAVETAFQTGYRHIDTAAAYGNERGVGEAFRASGLTRAEVFLETKIWINDYGYEETLHAFDKSASKLGVDQIDLLILHQALPSEFTRTLDAYRALETLLADGRVRAIGVSNFMVDHLTALLDSATVVPAVNQIEVHPYFTQPEVRALGAEHDILTQAWAPIGGITFYRDSGHRSTLDDPAIGEIAATHGRSPAQVMLRWHLQQGRSAIPKSTNPQRIAENFDVFDFVLAEEELAAIDALETGKRGGPEPADVNLKTFSLTIPEA
- a CDS encoding TetR/AcrR family transcriptional regulator gives rise to the protein MSEQTASPSARQVELLEAAYRYALEHGLADLSLRPLAAAIGSSPRVLMFLFGNKDGLVRALLARARADELTVLDNLGEAPERTSGVPTGAETTGAETTGELIGPDADGPVTDAPKAGRLATDAPEADRLVVAAEQVWAWLREPRHRPLLRLWAEAYARSLIEPDGAWAGFAAATVSDWLDLLASRQPDAQRDTADGVARRTAVLAALRGCLLDLLATGDQDRVDAALHLQLDLIRKDR